In a single window of the Acinetobacter sp. CS-2 genome:
- the recG gene encoding ATP-dependent DNA helicase RecG: protein MAAVHQLQGVGTASAALLEKLNIFTTDDLLFHLPRDYEDRSTIISMNQLSVGRSYLLEGIVKGVDFPPGKRKSMAIQLQDDFGKVTLRFYHVYKALTDRAKVGNRLRIFGEVRVGARGLELYHPEIQLITEHTPLPKTQLTAIYPATEGLTQPKLREYVKQALKQHSDELPELLPEKFTNGYALKQALQYIHEPPLNANMLQLAQGSHPAQQRLIFEELVAHQISLLSRRAYIQQIAAPSFSPSKNFAKQLLAGLPFEMTGAQKRVSKEIVQDLKQNKPMLRLVQGDVGAGKTLVAGVAACHALEEGWQVALMAPTEILAEQHYLNFKKWFEPLGLNVSWLSGKQKGKARAAAEQTIKQGTANLVVGTHALFQENVEFAKLGLVIIDEQHRFGVDQRLALRNKGVNNTTPHQLVMTATPIPRTLAMSAYGDLDTSVIDELPPGRTPIQTVTIPLDRREEVLQRIASNCAEGKQAYWVCTLVEQSETLDAQAAEATYQEIKERFPQLNIGLVHGKMKADEKQAVMHQFKDNQLQLLIATTVIEVGVDVPNASIMVIENAERLGLSQLHQLRGRVGRGATASFCALLYKNPLSQNGQERLRIMRETNDGFIIAEKDLEIRGPGELLGTKQTGDMGFRVAKLERDDHLLNQAHYVAQQILKDYPDNAEALLKRWLPEAPRYAYV, encoded by the coding sequence ATGGCTGCAGTCCATCAATTGCAAGGGGTAGGAACTGCCTCTGCTGCACTACTGGAAAAACTGAATATTTTTACGACAGATGATTTGCTGTTTCATCTACCGCGTGATTATGAAGATCGTAGCACGATCATCTCCATGAACCAATTATCCGTGGGGCGTAGCTATTTGCTGGAAGGTATTGTGAAAGGGGTTGATTTTCCACCAGGTAAGCGTAAATCCATGGCCATACAGCTCCAGGATGATTTTGGCAAAGTCACCTTGCGTTTTTACCATGTCTATAAAGCCCTGACCGATCGAGCTAAAGTCGGCAACCGCTTGCGCATTTTTGGTGAAGTTCGTGTCGGTGCACGTGGTCTGGAACTGTATCATCCTGAAATTCAACTGATTACCGAACATACCCCCCTACCGAAAACCCAGCTTACTGCCATTTATCCAGCAACAGAAGGCTTAACTCAGCCCAAGCTGCGTGAATATGTTAAACAGGCACTAAAACAGCATAGTGATGAGCTGCCTGAATTATTGCCAGAAAAATTCACCAATGGTTATGCGCTAAAACAGGCACTGCAATATATTCATGAACCGCCACTGAATGCCAATATGCTACAGCTGGCGCAAGGTTCTCATCCGGCCCAGCAGCGGCTGATTTTTGAAGAGCTGGTGGCCCATCAGATCAGTCTGCTCTCACGGCGTGCCTATATCCAGCAGATTGCCGCCCCCTCTTTTAGCCCAAGTAAAAATTTTGCCAAGCAGTTATTGGCTGGCTTGCCTTTTGAAATGACCGGTGCACAGAAACGGGTCTCCAAAGAAATTGTGCAGGACTTAAAACAGAACAAGCCGATGCTGCGTCTGGTTCAGGGCGATGTCGGTGCTGGTAAAACACTGGTGGCTGGCGTTGCTGCCTGTCATGCACTGGAAGAAGGCTGGCAAGTGGCATTGATGGCACCGACGGAAATCCTGGCGGAACAGCATTATCTGAACTTTAAAAAATGGTTTGAGCCTTTAGGTCTGAATGTATCCTGGCTTTCAGGTAAACAGAAAGGCAAAGCTCGTGCAGCAGCTGAGCAAACCATTAAACAAGGCACGGCCAATCTGGTGGTAGGTACTCATGCCCTGTTTCAGGAAAATGTCGAATTTGCCAAACTCGGCCTGGTGATTATTGATGAGCAGCATCGCTTTGGGGTCGATCAGCGACTGGCTCTTCGTAATAAAGGCGTCAACAATACAACCCCGCATCAACTGGTGATGACCGCCACCCCGATTCCCCGCACACTCGCCATGTCTGCTTATGGTGACCTGGATACCTCGGTGATTGACGAACTGCCGCCCGGCCGTACCCCGATTCAGACCGTCACCATTCCTTTAGACCGCCGTGAAGAAGTGCTACAGCGTATTGCTAGCAATTGTGCTGAAGGCAAACAGGCTTACTGGGTCTGCACGTTGGTAGAACAGTCGGAAACGCTGGATGCACAGGCTGCTGAAGCGACTTATCAGGAAATTAAGGAACGTTTTCCTCAGCTCAACATTGGTCTGGTGCATGGCAAAATGAAAGCCGATGAAAAGCAGGCTGTAATGCATCAGTTTAAAGACAATCAGCTGCAACTCTTGATTGCCACTACGGTCATTGAGGTTGGCGTGGATGTACCAAACGCCTCCATCATGGTAATTGAAAATGCCGAACGTTTGGGACTTTCACAGTTACATCAGTTACGCGGTCGGGTCGGTCGTGGTGCGACTGCCAGTTTCTGTGCCTTGCTATATAAAAATCCGCTTTCGCAAAATGGACAGGAACGGCTGCGCATTATGCGTGAAACCAATGACGGTTTTATCATTGCCGAAAAGGATCTGGAAATTCGCGGGCCGGGTGAATTGCTCGGCACAAAACAAACCGGGGACATGGGCTTTCGGGTCGCCAAGTTAGAACGTGATGATCATTTGCTGAATCAGGCACATTATGTCGCGCAGCAAATCTTAAAAGACTATCCAGACAATGCAGAAGCCCTGTTAAAACGCT